In Gemmata obscuriglobus, a single genomic region encodes these proteins:
- a CDS encoding general stress protein — protein MKKATANAVVGVFYTRSEAETAINELRDAGFSDDNIGMIARDADGNMVNERNNETLAGEGAAAGAVVGAGAGALVGLGVLAGTIPVIGPVLAIGTLGTVLLNAAGGAAILGLVGALIGLGIPEDDARYYESEVHGGRFLVTVEAGGRTAEAWSILHRSGGYNRTIPPLNAAV, from the coding sequence ATGAAGAAGGCAACGGCGAACGCGGTTGTGGGCGTGTTCTACACCCGTTCGGAAGCCGAAACGGCGATCAACGAGCTGCGTGACGCGGGCTTCAGCGACGATAACATCGGGATGATCGCCCGCGACGCCGACGGCAACATGGTCAACGAGCGCAACAACGAGACGCTTGCGGGCGAGGGCGCGGCCGCCGGAGCCGTAGTAGGCGCCGGAGCCGGTGCGCTGGTGGGGCTGGGTGTACTCGCCGGAACCATTCCGGTGATCGGGCCGGTGCTGGCGATCGGCACGCTGGGCACGGTGCTGCTCAACGCCGCCGGCGGCGCCGCGATCCTCGGGCTGGTGGGGGCGCTCATCGGCCTGGGCATCCCCGAAGACGACGCCCGTTACTACGAGTCCGAAGTTCACGGCGGGCGGTTCCTGGTGACCGTCGAAGCCGGGGGCCGGACCGCAGAAGCGTGGTCGATCCTGCACCGCTCCGGCGGGTACAACCGCACCATCCCGCCGCTCAACGCCGCGGTGTAA